In Rhodamnia argentea isolate NSW1041297 chromosome 4, ASM2092103v1, whole genome shotgun sequence, the following proteins share a genomic window:
- the LOC115744566 gene encoding pathogenesis-related homeodomain protein isoform X4, whose product MHSRKKLAQKENGDSCFLKAESGSEVLASLIFSNRRRKKQKQKLQSPVKARGLTLAKRMPNNSTRKRLVWRNSSDKEKLINLKVFRHKKIKRVPKKLSSPSSPERKLVPNASDENVQNTREDVKVKKLRRKRKKKIREHFSELDEASRLQRRTRYLLVKMKLEQNLIDAYSGEGWKGQSREKIKPIKELQRARKQILNFKLGIRDAIRQLDSISSVGSIEGSVIAPDGSVHHEHIFCSKCKTNETFPDNDIILCDGTCNCAFHQKCLDPPLETESIPPGDQGWFCRFCECKMEIIESTNAHLGTHFSLDSNWQDIFKEEAALPDGGIQVLDLEEKWPSDDSGDDDYDPKKMKSTGISCAGSDDSQSYDTSSSTSLSWSLDGEILSGPTISGKGGFSYPESIAGSDVLMDTDMDTVCGPRQRNAVDYKQLYNEMFGKDTPACEQASEDEDWGPNKRRRRERETDAASTLMTLYESEKNNPFVDQASEGDKKLSAEARMRRRIFRIPPTAVEKLRQVFAENELPSRSVKENLAKEFGLEPEKVSKWFKNARYMALKTRKAGGDDQSPKSLQVHTESELAKMKKGTGTLLSKDAYKKGSPMVPEHSYKENSELDDNMSLKQIKLLKGKPKDRKRVDFAANEGLREREAQLQELGKIKSRLDSLRKRIFTFQSSESKASGESNFCGPCVVYVPVAELKERA is encoded by the exons ATGCATTCCAGAAAGAAACTTgctcaaaaagaaaatggcGACTCTTGCTTTTTGAAGGCAGAATCTGGATCTGAGGTTCTTGCTTCACTGATATTCAGCAATAGGAGAAGGAAAAAGCAGAAACAGAAACTCCAATCTCCTGTAAAAGCGAGAGGCTTGACTCTTGCCAAGAGGATGCCCAATAACTCTACCCGAAAGAGACTGGTATGGAGGAACAGCTCCGACAAAGAAAAACTCataaatttaaaagtttttcgtcataagaaaattaaaagagttCCCAAGAAGCTTTCATCCCCTTCATCTCCAGAAAGAAAGCTTGTGCCTAATGCTTCTGACGAAAATGTGCAAAACACCCGTGAGGATGTCAAAGTTAAAAAGctgagaaggaagaggaagaagaaaataagagaGCATTTTTCGGAGTTAGATGAAGCTTCACGATTGCAGAGGAGAACAAGGTACCTTCTTGTTAAAATGAAGCTGGAACAGAACCTTATTGATGCTTACTCTGGTGAAGGCTGGAAAGGTCAGAG CCGGGAAAAGATCAAGCCAATAAAGGAATTACAAAGGGCCAGGAAGCAGATACTGAATTTCAAACTTGGAATACGGGATGCTATTCGACAGCTGGACTCCATTAGTTCAGTGGGCAGCATTGAAGGCTCTGTGATTGCTCCTGACGGTTCTGTTCACCATGAACAT ATTTTCTGTTCGAAATGCAAGACAAATGAAACTTTCCCAGATAATGATATCATACTCTGCGATGGGACATGCAATTGTGCCTTTCATCAAAAATGTCTTGATCCTCCACTGGAAACTGAAAGCA TTCCCCCAGGAGATCAGGGCTGGTTTTGCAGATTTTGCGAGTGTAAGATGGAAATTATAGAGTCAACGAATGCACATCTGGGGACCCATTTCTCTCTTGACAGCAATTGGCAG GATATATTCAAGGAAGAAGCTGCATTGCCTGATGGGGGGATTCAGGTACTTGATCTAGAGGAAAAGTGGCCTTCAGATGACTCTGGAGATGATGACTATGACCCAAAAAAGATGAAAAGCACTGGCATCAGCTGTGCTGGCAGTGATGATTCTCAATCATACGACACAAGTAGCTCTACCAGCTTGAGTTGGTCATTAGATGGTGAAATTTTGTCAGGACCAACAATATCAGGCAAGGGAGGGTTTAGCTATCCTGAAAGCATTGCAGGGTCTGATGTATTAATGGATACAGACATGGACACTGTATGTGGCCCACGACAGCGAAATGCTGTTGATTATAAGCAGCTTTATAAT GAAATGTTCGGTAAGGATACTCCTGCCTGTGAACAAGCCAGTGAAGATGAAGACTGGGGTCCTaataaaagaaggagaagagaaagagaaacagaTGCAGCCAGCACCCTCATGACTCTCTATGAAAGTGAGAAAAACAATCCATTTGTTGACCAAGCCTCAGAAGGTGATAAGAAACTCTCTGCAGAAGCAAGAATGAGAAGGCGGATTTTCAGAATCCCTCCGACTGCAGTTGAG AAGCTTCGCCAAGTATTTGCAGAGAATGAACTTCCCTCAAGATCTGTCAAGGAAAATCTTGCTAAAGAATTTGGTCTTGAACCTGAGAAG gtTAGCAAATGGTTCAAGAATGCACGATATATGGCGCTCAAAACAAGAAAG GCTGGGGGTGATGATCAATCTCCAAAATCCCTGCAAGTGCATACAGAATCTGAACtagcaaaaatgaagaaaggGACTGGTACTCTTCTATCTAAGGATGCCT ACAAGAAGGGTTCACCTATGGTACCTGAACATAGCTACaag GAGAATTCTGAGTTGGATGACAATATGTCGTTGAAACAAATAAAGCTATTGAAAGGAAAACCAAAGGACAGGAAGAGGGTTGACTTCGCAGCCAACGAGGGATTACGAGAAAGAGAAGCTCAGTTGCAGGAGCTAGGTAAAATTAAAAGTAGGCTAGATAGTTTGAGGAAGAGAATTTTTACATTTCAGTCGAGCGAATCGAAGGCTTCAGGCGAATCCAACTTTTGCGGACCATGTGTAGTCTATGTTCCAGTAGCAGAACTAAAGGAGagagcttga
- the LOC115744566 gene encoding pathogenesis-related homeodomain protein isoform X1, which translates to MHSRKKLAQKENGDSCFLKAESGSEVLASLIFSNRRRKKQKQKLQSPVKARGLTLAKRMPNNSTRKRLVWRNSSDKEKLINLKVFRHKKIKRVPKKLSSPSSPERKLVPNASDENVQNTREDVKVKKLRRKRKKKIREHFSELDEASRLQRRTRYLLVKMKLEQNLIDAYSGEGWKGQSREKIKPIKELQRARKQILNFKLGIRDAIRQLDSISSVGSIEGSVIAPDGSVHHEHIFCSKCKTNETFPDNDIILCDGTCNCAFHQKCLDPPLETESIPPGDQGWFCRFCECKMEIIESTNAHLGTHFSLDSNWQDIFKEEAALPDGGIQVLDLEEKWPSDDSGDDDYDPKKMKSTGISCAGSDDSQSYDTSSSTSLSWSLDGEILSGPTISGKGGFSYPESIAGSDVLMDTDMDTVCGPRQRNAVDYKQLYNEMFGKDTPACEQASEDEDWGPNKRRRRERETDAASTLMTLYESEKNNPFVDQASEGDKKLSAEARMRRRIFRIPPTAVEKLRQVFAENELPSRSVKENLAKEFGLEPEKVSKWFKNARYMALKTRKAGGDDQSPKSLQVHTESELAKMKKGTGTLLSKDASTDIEFHSSRSFEKVVQQKSTKSLHKKGSPMVPEHSYKSFDCYRTQAWLLLYQENSELDDNMSLKQIKLLKGKPKDRKRVDFAANEGLREREAQLQELGKIKSRLDSLRKRIFTFQSSESKASGESNFCGPCVVYVPVAELKERA; encoded by the exons ATGCATTCCAGAAAGAAACTTgctcaaaaagaaaatggcGACTCTTGCTTTTTGAAGGCAGAATCTGGATCTGAGGTTCTTGCTTCACTGATATTCAGCAATAGGAGAAGGAAAAAGCAGAAACAGAAACTCCAATCTCCTGTAAAAGCGAGAGGCTTGACTCTTGCCAAGAGGATGCCCAATAACTCTACCCGAAAGAGACTGGTATGGAGGAACAGCTCCGACAAAGAAAAACTCataaatttaaaagtttttcgtcataagaaaattaaaagagttCCCAAGAAGCTTTCATCCCCTTCATCTCCAGAAAGAAAGCTTGTGCCTAATGCTTCTGACGAAAATGTGCAAAACACCCGTGAGGATGTCAAAGTTAAAAAGctgagaaggaagaggaagaagaaaataagagaGCATTTTTCGGAGTTAGATGAAGCTTCACGATTGCAGAGGAGAACAAGGTACCTTCTTGTTAAAATGAAGCTGGAACAGAACCTTATTGATGCTTACTCTGGTGAAGGCTGGAAAGGTCAGAG CCGGGAAAAGATCAAGCCAATAAAGGAATTACAAAGGGCCAGGAAGCAGATACTGAATTTCAAACTTGGAATACGGGATGCTATTCGACAGCTGGACTCCATTAGTTCAGTGGGCAGCATTGAAGGCTCTGTGATTGCTCCTGACGGTTCTGTTCACCATGAACAT ATTTTCTGTTCGAAATGCAAGACAAATGAAACTTTCCCAGATAATGATATCATACTCTGCGATGGGACATGCAATTGTGCCTTTCATCAAAAATGTCTTGATCCTCCACTGGAAACTGAAAGCA TTCCCCCAGGAGATCAGGGCTGGTTTTGCAGATTTTGCGAGTGTAAGATGGAAATTATAGAGTCAACGAATGCACATCTGGGGACCCATTTCTCTCTTGACAGCAATTGGCAG GATATATTCAAGGAAGAAGCTGCATTGCCTGATGGGGGGATTCAGGTACTTGATCTAGAGGAAAAGTGGCCTTCAGATGACTCTGGAGATGATGACTATGACCCAAAAAAGATGAAAAGCACTGGCATCAGCTGTGCTGGCAGTGATGATTCTCAATCATACGACACAAGTAGCTCTACCAGCTTGAGTTGGTCATTAGATGGTGAAATTTTGTCAGGACCAACAATATCAGGCAAGGGAGGGTTTAGCTATCCTGAAAGCATTGCAGGGTCTGATGTATTAATGGATACAGACATGGACACTGTATGTGGCCCACGACAGCGAAATGCTGTTGATTATAAGCAGCTTTATAAT GAAATGTTCGGTAAGGATACTCCTGCCTGTGAACAAGCCAGTGAAGATGAAGACTGGGGTCCTaataaaagaaggagaagagaaagagaaacagaTGCAGCCAGCACCCTCATGACTCTCTATGAAAGTGAGAAAAACAATCCATTTGTTGACCAAGCCTCAGAAGGTGATAAGAAACTCTCTGCAGAAGCAAGAATGAGAAGGCGGATTTTCAGAATCCCTCCGACTGCAGTTGAG AAGCTTCGCCAAGTATTTGCAGAGAATGAACTTCCCTCAAGATCTGTCAAGGAAAATCTTGCTAAAGAATTTGGTCTTGAACCTGAGAAG gtTAGCAAATGGTTCAAGAATGCACGATATATGGCGCTCAAAACAAGAAAG GCTGGGGGTGATGATCAATCTCCAAAATCCCTGCAAGTGCATACAGAATCTGAACtagcaaaaatgaagaaaggGACTGGTACTCTTCTATCTAAGGATGCCTCAACAGACATTGAATTCCATTCCTCTCGAAGTTTTGAGAAAGTCGTCCAGCAAAAGAGCACAAAGTCGCTACACAAGAAGGGTTCACCTATGGTACCTGAACATAGCTACaag TCCTTTGACTGCTACAGAACTCAGGCATGGCTTTTGCTGTATCAGGAGAATTCTGAGTTGGATGACAATATGTCGTTGAAACAAATAAAGCTATTGAAAGGAAAACCAAAGGACAGGAAGAGGGTTGACTTCGCAGCCAACGAGGGATTACGAGAAAGAGAAGCTCAGTTGCAGGAGCTAGGTAAAATTAAAAGTAGGCTAGATAGTTTGAGGAAGAGAATTTTTACATTTCAGTCGAGCGAATCGAAGGCTTCAGGCGAATCCAACTTTTGCGGACCATGTGTAGTCTATGTTCCAGTAGCAGAACTAAAGGAGagagcttga
- the LOC115744566 gene encoding pathogenesis-related homeodomain protein isoform X5, giving the protein MHSRKKLAQKENGDSCFLKAESGSEVLASLIFSNRRRKKQKQKLQSPVKARGLTLAKRMPNNSTRKRLVWRNSSDKEKLINLKVFRHKKIKRVPKKLSSPSSPERKLVPNASDENVQNTREDVKVKKLRRKRKKKIREHFSELDEASRLQRRTRYLLVKMKLEQNLIDAYSGEGWKGQSREKIKPIKELQRARKQILNFKLGIRDAIRQLDSISSVGSIEGSVIAPDGSVHHEHIFCSKCKTNETFPDNDIILCDGTCNCAFHQKCLDPPLETESIPPGDQGWFCRFCECKMEIIESTNAHLGTHFSLDSNWQDIFKEEAALPDGGIQVLDLEEKWPSDDSGDDDYDPKKMKSTGISCAGSDDSQSYDTSSSTSLSWSLDGEILSGPTISGKGGFSYPESIAGSDVLMDTDMDTVCGPRQRNAVDYKQLYNEMFGKDTPACEQASEDEDWGPNKRRRRERETDAASTLMTLYESEKNNPFVDQASEGDKKLSAEARMRRRIFRIPPTAVEKLRQVFAENELPSRSVKENLAKEFGLEPEKVSKWFKNARYMALKTRKVSGFAVILLGVMINLQNPCKCIQNLN; this is encoded by the exons ATGCATTCCAGAAAGAAACTTgctcaaaaagaaaatggcGACTCTTGCTTTTTGAAGGCAGAATCTGGATCTGAGGTTCTTGCTTCACTGATATTCAGCAATAGGAGAAGGAAAAAGCAGAAACAGAAACTCCAATCTCCTGTAAAAGCGAGAGGCTTGACTCTTGCCAAGAGGATGCCCAATAACTCTACCCGAAAGAGACTGGTATGGAGGAACAGCTCCGACAAAGAAAAACTCataaatttaaaagtttttcgtcataagaaaattaaaagagttCCCAAGAAGCTTTCATCCCCTTCATCTCCAGAAAGAAAGCTTGTGCCTAATGCTTCTGACGAAAATGTGCAAAACACCCGTGAGGATGTCAAAGTTAAAAAGctgagaaggaagaggaagaagaaaataagagaGCATTTTTCGGAGTTAGATGAAGCTTCACGATTGCAGAGGAGAACAAGGTACCTTCTTGTTAAAATGAAGCTGGAACAGAACCTTATTGATGCTTACTCTGGTGAAGGCTGGAAAGGTCAGAG CCGGGAAAAGATCAAGCCAATAAAGGAATTACAAAGGGCCAGGAAGCAGATACTGAATTTCAAACTTGGAATACGGGATGCTATTCGACAGCTGGACTCCATTAGTTCAGTGGGCAGCATTGAAGGCTCTGTGATTGCTCCTGACGGTTCTGTTCACCATGAACAT ATTTTCTGTTCGAAATGCAAGACAAATGAAACTTTCCCAGATAATGATATCATACTCTGCGATGGGACATGCAATTGTGCCTTTCATCAAAAATGTCTTGATCCTCCACTGGAAACTGAAAGCA TTCCCCCAGGAGATCAGGGCTGGTTTTGCAGATTTTGCGAGTGTAAGATGGAAATTATAGAGTCAACGAATGCACATCTGGGGACCCATTTCTCTCTTGACAGCAATTGGCAG GATATATTCAAGGAAGAAGCTGCATTGCCTGATGGGGGGATTCAGGTACTTGATCTAGAGGAAAAGTGGCCTTCAGATGACTCTGGAGATGATGACTATGACCCAAAAAAGATGAAAAGCACTGGCATCAGCTGTGCTGGCAGTGATGATTCTCAATCATACGACACAAGTAGCTCTACCAGCTTGAGTTGGTCATTAGATGGTGAAATTTTGTCAGGACCAACAATATCAGGCAAGGGAGGGTTTAGCTATCCTGAAAGCATTGCAGGGTCTGATGTATTAATGGATACAGACATGGACACTGTATGTGGCCCACGACAGCGAAATGCTGTTGATTATAAGCAGCTTTATAAT GAAATGTTCGGTAAGGATACTCCTGCCTGTGAACAAGCCAGTGAAGATGAAGACTGGGGTCCTaataaaagaaggagaagagaaagagaaacagaTGCAGCCAGCACCCTCATGACTCTCTATGAAAGTGAGAAAAACAATCCATTTGTTGACCAAGCCTCAGAAGGTGATAAGAAACTCTCTGCAGAAGCAAGAATGAGAAGGCGGATTTTCAGAATCCCTCCGACTGCAGTTGAG AAGCTTCGCCAAGTATTTGCAGAGAATGAACTTCCCTCAAGATCTGTCAAGGAAAATCTTGCTAAAGAATTTGGTCTTGAACCTGAGAAG gtTAGCAAATGGTTCAAGAATGCACGATATATGGCGCTCAAAACAAGAAAGGTGAGCGGATTTGCAGTTATACT GCTGGGGGTGATGATCAATCTCCAAAATCCCTGCAAGTGCATACAGAATCTGAACtag
- the LOC115744566 gene encoding pathogenesis-related homeodomain protein isoform X3, with amino-acid sequence MHSRKKLAQKENGDSCFLKAESGSEVLASLIFSNRRRKKQKQKLQSPVKARGLTLAKRMPNNSTRKRLVWRNSSDKEKLINLKVFRHKKIKRVPKKLSSPSSPERKLVPNASDENVQNTREDVKVKKLRRKRKKKIREHFSELDEASRLQRRTRYLLVKMKLEQNLIDAYSGEGWKGQSREKIKPIKELQRARKQILNFKLGIRDAIRQLDSISSVGSIEGSVIAPDGSVHHEHIFCSKCKTNETFPDNDIILCDGTCNCAFHQKCLDPPLETESIPPGDQGWFCRFCECKMEIIESTNAHLGTHFSLDSNWQDIFKEEAALPDGGIQVLDLEEKWPSDDSGDDDYDPKKMKSTGISCAGSDDSQSYDTSSSTSLSWSLDGEILSGPTISGKGGFSYPESIAGSDVLMDTDMDTVCGPRQRNAVDYKQLYNEMFGKDTPACEQASEDEDWGPNKRRRRERETDAASTLMTLYESEKNNPFVDQASEGDKKLSAEARMRRRIFRIPPTAVEKLRQVFAENELPSRSVKENLAKEFGLEPEKVSKWFKNARYMALKTRKAGGDDQSPKSLQVHTESELAKMKKGTGTLLSKDASTDIEFHSSRSFEKVVQQKSTKSLHKKGSPMENSELDDNMSLKQIKLLKGKPKDRKRVDFAANEGLREREAQLQELGKIKSRLDSLRKRIFTFQSSESKASGESNFCGPCVVYVPVAELKERA; translated from the exons ATGCATTCCAGAAAGAAACTTgctcaaaaagaaaatggcGACTCTTGCTTTTTGAAGGCAGAATCTGGATCTGAGGTTCTTGCTTCACTGATATTCAGCAATAGGAGAAGGAAAAAGCAGAAACAGAAACTCCAATCTCCTGTAAAAGCGAGAGGCTTGACTCTTGCCAAGAGGATGCCCAATAACTCTACCCGAAAGAGACTGGTATGGAGGAACAGCTCCGACAAAGAAAAACTCataaatttaaaagtttttcgtcataagaaaattaaaagagttCCCAAGAAGCTTTCATCCCCTTCATCTCCAGAAAGAAAGCTTGTGCCTAATGCTTCTGACGAAAATGTGCAAAACACCCGTGAGGATGTCAAAGTTAAAAAGctgagaaggaagaggaagaagaaaataagagaGCATTTTTCGGAGTTAGATGAAGCTTCACGATTGCAGAGGAGAACAAGGTACCTTCTTGTTAAAATGAAGCTGGAACAGAACCTTATTGATGCTTACTCTGGTGAAGGCTGGAAAGGTCAGAG CCGGGAAAAGATCAAGCCAATAAAGGAATTACAAAGGGCCAGGAAGCAGATACTGAATTTCAAACTTGGAATACGGGATGCTATTCGACAGCTGGACTCCATTAGTTCAGTGGGCAGCATTGAAGGCTCTGTGATTGCTCCTGACGGTTCTGTTCACCATGAACAT ATTTTCTGTTCGAAATGCAAGACAAATGAAACTTTCCCAGATAATGATATCATACTCTGCGATGGGACATGCAATTGTGCCTTTCATCAAAAATGTCTTGATCCTCCACTGGAAACTGAAAGCA TTCCCCCAGGAGATCAGGGCTGGTTTTGCAGATTTTGCGAGTGTAAGATGGAAATTATAGAGTCAACGAATGCACATCTGGGGACCCATTTCTCTCTTGACAGCAATTGGCAG GATATATTCAAGGAAGAAGCTGCATTGCCTGATGGGGGGATTCAGGTACTTGATCTAGAGGAAAAGTGGCCTTCAGATGACTCTGGAGATGATGACTATGACCCAAAAAAGATGAAAAGCACTGGCATCAGCTGTGCTGGCAGTGATGATTCTCAATCATACGACACAAGTAGCTCTACCAGCTTGAGTTGGTCATTAGATGGTGAAATTTTGTCAGGACCAACAATATCAGGCAAGGGAGGGTTTAGCTATCCTGAAAGCATTGCAGGGTCTGATGTATTAATGGATACAGACATGGACACTGTATGTGGCCCACGACAGCGAAATGCTGTTGATTATAAGCAGCTTTATAAT GAAATGTTCGGTAAGGATACTCCTGCCTGTGAACAAGCCAGTGAAGATGAAGACTGGGGTCCTaataaaagaaggagaagagaaagagaaacagaTGCAGCCAGCACCCTCATGACTCTCTATGAAAGTGAGAAAAACAATCCATTTGTTGACCAAGCCTCAGAAGGTGATAAGAAACTCTCTGCAGAAGCAAGAATGAGAAGGCGGATTTTCAGAATCCCTCCGACTGCAGTTGAG AAGCTTCGCCAAGTATTTGCAGAGAATGAACTTCCCTCAAGATCTGTCAAGGAAAATCTTGCTAAAGAATTTGGTCTTGAACCTGAGAAG gtTAGCAAATGGTTCAAGAATGCACGATATATGGCGCTCAAAACAAGAAAG GCTGGGGGTGATGATCAATCTCCAAAATCCCTGCAAGTGCATACAGAATCTGAACtagcaaaaatgaagaaaggGACTGGTACTCTTCTATCTAAGGATGCCTCAACAGACATTGAATTCCATTCCTCTCGAAGTTTTGAGAAAGTCGTCCAGCAAAAGAGCACAAAGTCGCTACACAAGAAGGGTTCACCTATG GAGAATTCTGAGTTGGATGACAATATGTCGTTGAAACAAATAAAGCTATTGAAAGGAAAACCAAAGGACAGGAAGAGGGTTGACTTCGCAGCCAACGAGGGATTACGAGAAAGAGAAGCTCAGTTGCAGGAGCTAGGTAAAATTAAAAGTAGGCTAGATAGTTTGAGGAAGAGAATTTTTACATTTCAGTCGAGCGAATCGAAGGCTTCAGGCGAATCCAACTTTTGCGGACCATGTGTAGTCTATGTTCCAGTAGCAGAACTAAAGGAGagagcttga
- the LOC115744566 gene encoding pathogenesis-related homeodomain protein isoform X2, translating to MHSRKKLAQKENGDSCFLKAESGSEVLASLIFSNRRRKKQKQKLQSPVKARGLTLAKRMPNNSTRKRLVWRNSSDKEKLINLKVFRHKKIKRVPKKLSSPSSPERKLVPNASDENVQNTREDVKVKKLRRKRKKKIREHFSELDEASRLQRRTRYLLVKMKLEQNLIDAYSGEGWKGQSREKIKPIKELQRARKQILNFKLGIRDAIRQLDSISSVGSIEGSVIAPDGSVHHEHIFCSKCKTNETFPDNDIILCDGTCNCAFHQKCLDPPLETESIPPGDQGWFCRFCECKMEIIESTNAHLGTHFSLDSNWQDIFKEEAALPDGGIQVLDLEEKWPSDDSGDDDYDPKKMKSTGISCAGSDDSQSYDTSSSTSLSWSLDGEILSGPTISGKGGFSYPESIAGSDVLMDTDMDTVCGPRQRNAVDYKQLYNEMFGKDTPACEQASEDEDWGPNKRRRRERETDAASTLMTLYESEKNNPFVDQASEGDKKLSAEARMRRRIFRIPPTAVEKLRQVFAENELPSRSVKENLAKEFGLEPEKVSKWFKNARYMALKTRKAGGDDQSPKSLQVHTESELAKMKKGTGTLLSKDASTDIEFHSSRSFEKVVQQKSTKSLHKKGSPMVPEHSYKENSELDDNMSLKQIKLLKGKPKDRKRVDFAANEGLREREAQLQELGKIKSRLDSLRKRIFTFQSSESKASGESNFCGPCVVYVPVAELKERA from the exons ATGCATTCCAGAAAGAAACTTgctcaaaaagaaaatggcGACTCTTGCTTTTTGAAGGCAGAATCTGGATCTGAGGTTCTTGCTTCACTGATATTCAGCAATAGGAGAAGGAAAAAGCAGAAACAGAAACTCCAATCTCCTGTAAAAGCGAGAGGCTTGACTCTTGCCAAGAGGATGCCCAATAACTCTACCCGAAAGAGACTGGTATGGAGGAACAGCTCCGACAAAGAAAAACTCataaatttaaaagtttttcgtcataagaaaattaaaagagttCCCAAGAAGCTTTCATCCCCTTCATCTCCAGAAAGAAAGCTTGTGCCTAATGCTTCTGACGAAAATGTGCAAAACACCCGTGAGGATGTCAAAGTTAAAAAGctgagaaggaagaggaagaagaaaataagagaGCATTTTTCGGAGTTAGATGAAGCTTCACGATTGCAGAGGAGAACAAGGTACCTTCTTGTTAAAATGAAGCTGGAACAGAACCTTATTGATGCTTACTCTGGTGAAGGCTGGAAAGGTCAGAG CCGGGAAAAGATCAAGCCAATAAAGGAATTACAAAGGGCCAGGAAGCAGATACTGAATTTCAAACTTGGAATACGGGATGCTATTCGACAGCTGGACTCCATTAGTTCAGTGGGCAGCATTGAAGGCTCTGTGATTGCTCCTGACGGTTCTGTTCACCATGAACAT ATTTTCTGTTCGAAATGCAAGACAAATGAAACTTTCCCAGATAATGATATCATACTCTGCGATGGGACATGCAATTGTGCCTTTCATCAAAAATGTCTTGATCCTCCACTGGAAACTGAAAGCA TTCCCCCAGGAGATCAGGGCTGGTTTTGCAGATTTTGCGAGTGTAAGATGGAAATTATAGAGTCAACGAATGCACATCTGGGGACCCATTTCTCTCTTGACAGCAATTGGCAG GATATATTCAAGGAAGAAGCTGCATTGCCTGATGGGGGGATTCAGGTACTTGATCTAGAGGAAAAGTGGCCTTCAGATGACTCTGGAGATGATGACTATGACCCAAAAAAGATGAAAAGCACTGGCATCAGCTGTGCTGGCAGTGATGATTCTCAATCATACGACACAAGTAGCTCTACCAGCTTGAGTTGGTCATTAGATGGTGAAATTTTGTCAGGACCAACAATATCAGGCAAGGGAGGGTTTAGCTATCCTGAAAGCATTGCAGGGTCTGATGTATTAATGGATACAGACATGGACACTGTATGTGGCCCACGACAGCGAAATGCTGTTGATTATAAGCAGCTTTATAAT GAAATGTTCGGTAAGGATACTCCTGCCTGTGAACAAGCCAGTGAAGATGAAGACTGGGGTCCTaataaaagaaggagaagagaaagagaaacagaTGCAGCCAGCACCCTCATGACTCTCTATGAAAGTGAGAAAAACAATCCATTTGTTGACCAAGCCTCAGAAGGTGATAAGAAACTCTCTGCAGAAGCAAGAATGAGAAGGCGGATTTTCAGAATCCCTCCGACTGCAGTTGAG AAGCTTCGCCAAGTATTTGCAGAGAATGAACTTCCCTCAAGATCTGTCAAGGAAAATCTTGCTAAAGAATTTGGTCTTGAACCTGAGAAG gtTAGCAAATGGTTCAAGAATGCACGATATATGGCGCTCAAAACAAGAAAG GCTGGGGGTGATGATCAATCTCCAAAATCCCTGCAAGTGCATACAGAATCTGAACtagcaaaaatgaagaaaggGACTGGTACTCTTCTATCTAAGGATGCCTCAACAGACATTGAATTCCATTCCTCTCGAAGTTTTGAGAAAGTCGTCCAGCAAAAGAGCACAAAGTCGCTACACAAGAAGGGTTCACCTATGGTACCTGAACATAGCTACaag GAGAATTCTGAGTTGGATGACAATATGTCGTTGAAACAAATAAAGCTATTGAAAGGAAAACCAAAGGACAGGAAGAGGGTTGACTTCGCAGCCAACGAGGGATTACGAGAAAGAGAAGCTCAGTTGCAGGAGCTAGGTAAAATTAAAAGTAGGCTAGATAGTTTGAGGAAGAGAATTTTTACATTTCAGTCGAGCGAATCGAAGGCTTCAGGCGAATCCAACTTTTGCGGACCATGTGTAGTCTATGTTCCAGTAGCAGAACTAAAGGAGagagcttga